Proteins encoded together in one Chryseobacterium sp. G0201 window:
- a CDS encoding PQQ-dependent sugar dehydrogenase, with product MKNYLFLPAVALLFFSCKDNKNKSGESGKGNEVVTKTDTLKLPPPDEKNSKNKFSNVIGWGKDKKPIAPEGFTVTRFAENIKSPRNMIQAENGDIFVVLSNSERTATEKVKNDISGKSDAEVAGKSANTIILYRDANKDGIPESSSVFLAGLNQPYGMLIIKDQFYVANTDGLYVYPYKSGDTKITKPGKKIVNLPAGGYNNHWTRNLIANKDQSKIYISVGSGSNVGENGMDKEVRRANILEVNPDGSGEKIFAAGLRNPVGMSWNPATGALWTVVNERDELGDELVPDYLTSVKQNAFYGWPYAYFGKNEDPRRKGEKPDLVAKTIVPDVPLGSHTASLGLTFYTGSQFPGNYKNGAFIGQHGSWNRSSLVGYQVAFVSFKNGKASGSYQPFLTGFIADEAKGDVYGRPVGVLQIADGSLLVADDVSGIVWRVSYTKK from the coding sequence ATGAAAAATTATCTTTTTTTACCTGCAGTTGCATTGCTTTTTTTCAGTTGTAAGGACAATAAAAATAAATCCGGAGAATCTGGAAAGGGTAATGAAGTTGTCACTAAAACCGATACATTAAAATTACCGCCACCCGATGAAAAAAACTCTAAAAATAAATTTAGCAATGTTATTGGGTGGGGCAAAGACAAAAAACCAATCGCTCCTGAAGGTTTTACCGTAACACGTTTCGCTGAAAATATTAAAAGCCCGAGAAATATGATCCAGGCAGAAAATGGAGATATTTTCGTTGTGCTCTCCAATTCAGAACGTACTGCGACAGAGAAAGTTAAAAATGACATCAGCGGAAAAAGTGATGCTGAGGTTGCCGGCAAATCTGCTAATACAATTATCCTTTATCGTGATGCCAACAAAGATGGTATTCCGGAATCGTCTTCTGTATTTTTAGCTGGACTCAATCAACCATATGGAATGTTGATTATTAAGGATCAGTTTTACGTTGCCAATACCGATGGACTTTATGTTTATCCTTACAAATCGGGAGATACAAAAATAACAAAACCTGGAAAAAAGATCGTAAATCTGCCGGCAGGAGGTTATAATAACCACTGGACAAGAAATTTAATTGCTAATAAAGATCAGTCTAAAATTTATATCTCTGTAGGATCAGGCAGTAATGTAGGAGAAAACGGAATGGATAAAGAGGTGAGAAGAGCCAATATTCTGGAGGTAAATCCTGATGGAAGTGGCGAAAAAATCTTTGCAGCCGGACTTAGAAATCCTGTTGGTATGAGCTGGAATCCTGCTACCGGAGCACTGTGGACCGTTGTAAATGAAAGGGATGAACTTGGAGATGAATTGGTTCCTGATTATCTTACGAGTGTTAAGCAGAATGCATTTTACGGCTGGCCGTATGCTTATTTCGGGAAAAATGAAGATCCGCGAAGAAAGGGCGAAAAGCCTGACTTGGTTGCTAAAACCATTGTTCCGGATGTACCTTTGGGAAGTCACACAGCATCTTTAGGTTTAACATTTTATACTGGCTCTCAGTTTCCGGGGAACTATAAAAATGGTGCTTTTATCGGACAGCATGGTTCGTGGAACCGTTCTTCATTGGTTGGATATCAGGTAGCTTTTGTTTCTTTTAAAAACGGAAAAGCTTCAGGTTCTTATCAGCCATTTCTTACAGGTTTTATAGCTGATGAAGCGAAAGGTGATGTTTATGGAAGACCTGTAGGCGTTCTTCAAATCGCTGACGGATCTTTGCTGGTAGCCGATGATGTGAGCGGAATTGTCTGGAGAGTTTCTTACACTAAGAAATAA
- a CDS encoding IclR family transcriptional regulator — protein MNQSVKKTFQILEYIASNGNFVRLNDVAQALDLKKNTAHGFLDSLKELGYLEQDDISPRYKISGKIEDLYVSSFSLNDLRHELRPILEKISNLTNESSYLAIQMGSYYRYELKCEPNRAVKITLNTGKEYEMTTTAIGKCFLAYSEHLQRSIRKQYTTENFAVIEKEINIINQTGYALDIEAYEPDLNCVAMPIFIKKRPIAVLCVSGPSFRFKESQFIESLRIMDSLLKEHGKYHHKLNF, from the coding sequence ATGAACCAATCCGTTAAAAAAACATTCCAGATTTTGGAATATATAGCCTCCAATGGAAATTTTGTAAGGCTTAATGATGTCGCTCAAGCATTAGACTTAAAGAAGAATACAGCCCATGGATTTTTAGACAGTTTAAAAGAATTAGGTTATTTAGAGCAAGACGATATTAGCCCAAGATATAAAATCAGTGGAAAGATAGAAGATTTATATGTTTCTTCATTTTCTTTGAATGACCTTAGACACGAACTTCGCCCAATTTTAGAAAAAATATCCAACCTAACCAATGAGTCATCATATTTAGCCATACAGATGGGCTCATACTACAGATACGAACTTAAATGCGAGCCCAACAGAGCTGTAAAGATTACACTCAATACAGGTAAAGAATATGAAATGACCACTACAGCCATAGGGAAATGTTTCCTTGCCTATTCGGAACACTTACAAAGAAGTATTCGTAAGCAATATACTACAGAAAATTTTGCGGTGATTGAAAAAGAAATTAATATCATCAACCAAACAGGTTATGCGCTGGATATAGAAGCTTATGAACCGGATTTAAATTGTGTTGCCATGCCTATTTTCATAAAAAAAAGACCTATTGCAGTGCTGTGTGTTTCTGGACCTTCATTTAGGTTTAAAGAATCACAATTCATTGAAAGTCTTCGTATAATGGACTCTTTACTGAAAGAGCACGGGAAATATCATCATAAACTTAATTTCTAA
- a CDS encoding LamG-like jellyroll fold domain-containing protein, with amino-acid sequence MKNKSLPFKQTLKSLLFCGLTLSTVDLNAQTLAFPEATGFGRFTTGARGAANPQIYLVTNLNDSGPGSFRDAVSQPGRFVIFKVGGIVNLQSVVAVPANTTIAGQTAPGEGIVFLGPRISFSGANNTIARFLRLRYGGTSQNQDASGIANGANIILDHMTFTWGTDEVFSVNWDGNGTSPDNITIQNSIIGQGMHRHNHSAGGLMQPPPGGKISLIGNLYICNKTRNNKIKGINEFVNNVVYNWGNYGNTYGHTQSGEAYIMGGDSAGASYVNIINNYFIGGPNTSTTVTTPFSVGNANFNLYGSGNYFDNNRNGVLDGTLVPQNLTGYPVGDAASIMSAPYDYPMKNTTVTAQTAFDNIVAKVGASYPRRDQVDNLIVSDLQSKGTTATYVYVQTDLTTQFGFTNGGAGHVYGAPAPLDTDNDGMPDAWETANGLNPNVFDALNVSTTFAPYLNIEVYINNLTNTPAPDFIIPPSNLNFTNAITTGSTPSSSLTVNWNDNAANETNYVLERSTNGTTFSVIATLPANTTSYNETGLTPNTQYYYRVKAINATESSVYTSNTSVTTPPIPAAPTQAANPTPANGNTGVELNNGNLLLKWTGSTNTTNYTVYFGTNPQNLTNIATVPYSATPSYQLTNLNPATTYYWRIDANNALGLATGNVWNYRAITQSLVGNWPFMEAPSAGEQISDLTSFANNGTLNVAYDNASVRVPGRENYALDLATSPNTPYIASIPHQDQILFNTNSFTVSYWMKAPLSMIPSSSATSLYVLCKGSFTKNTTTGATGKRFNVEIKGGQLRYAIDDDVTKKEITSPIANYFTNNWVHVVIQRDITAHKMRIYTNGILSTEGDETAVTGIGEASDLIIGNIGELEFLATTNAPAPYKGAFDELKMYNYALSPTEISALYNEAVLGNAEFSISKNVGSVYPNPVKDQIFIKLPEYKKSSLTATIMDMSGRVVVKEKINSNGNGIFNLNIADRKVSGNYILNVSGDNLNSNFKIIVK; translated from the coding sequence ATGAAAAACAAATCTTTACCATTTAAGCAAACTCTTAAATCTTTACTGTTTTGTGGATTAACACTATCCACTGTTGATTTGAATGCTCAGACATTAGCATTTCCGGAAGCTACCGGTTTTGGTAGATTTACCACAGGAGCAAGAGGTGCCGCAAATCCTCAGATTTATCTGGTTACGAATTTAAATGACAGTGGGCCGGGTTCATTCCGTGATGCAGTAAGCCAGCCGGGTAGATTTGTTATCTTTAAAGTCGGAGGTATTGTTAATTTACAATCGGTAGTTGCTGTGCCTGCTAATACAACGATTGCAGGACAAACCGCTCCGGGAGAAGGAATTGTATTTTTAGGGCCAAGAATTTCATTTTCAGGAGCCAATAATACGATTGCGAGATTTCTTCGTCTTCGTTATGGCGGGACATCTCAAAATCAGGACGCTTCAGGAATTGCGAATGGAGCTAATATTATTTTAGATCACATGACTTTTACCTGGGGTACAGACGAAGTATTTTCTGTTAACTGGGATGGTAATGGGACGAGTCCCGATAATATAACGATTCAGAATTCTATTATAGGACAGGGAATGCACCGTCACAATCACTCTGCGGGAGGATTAATGCAACCGCCACCGGGAGGTAAGATAAGTTTGATCGGAAATTTATATATCTGCAATAAAACCAGAAATAATAAAATTAAAGGGATTAATGAGTTTGTAAACAACGTCGTTTACAATTGGGGAAATTATGGGAATACCTATGGACATACTCAATCCGGGGAAGCTTACATTATGGGAGGAGATTCCGCAGGAGCTTCCTATGTGAATATCATCAACAATTATTTTATCGGAGGTCCGAATACAAGTACTACGGTTACCACACCTTTTAGCGTAGGAAATGCCAACTTCAATTTATATGGTTCCGGAAATTATTTTGATAATAATAGAAACGGTGTTTTGGACGGAACTTTAGTTCCTCAGAATTTAACAGGATATCCTGTAGGAGATGCAGCCTCAATAATGTCGGCTCCGTATGATTATCCGATGAAAAACACAACAGTAACTGCGCAGACTGCATTCGATAATATTGTTGCAAAGGTAGGAGCTTCATATCCGAGACGTGATCAGGTTGATAATTTAATAGTTTCAGATTTACAGTCGAAAGGAACAACAGCTACTTATGTTTATGTACAAACTGATCTAACGACTCAATTTGGCTTTACCAATGGTGGTGCAGGACATGTTTACGGTGCTCCGGCTCCTTTAGACACGGATAATGACGGGATGCCGGATGCGTGGGAAACTGCCAACGGATTGAATCCAAATGTTTTTGATGCTTTAAATGTAAGCACAACATTTGCTCCGTATTTGAACATTGAAGTTTATATTAATAATTTAACAAATACACCGGCTCCGGATTTTATTATTCCGCCATCGAATTTGAATTTCACAAATGCAATCACAACAGGATCTACACCTTCAAGTTCTTTAACGGTGAACTGGAATGATAATGCTGCTAATGAAACCAATTATGTACTAGAGCGTTCTACTAATGGAACTACTTTTTCAGTTATTGCAACACTTCCTGCGAATACAACAAGTTATAATGAAACGGGTTTAACACCTAACACTCAATATTATTATCGAGTTAAAGCAATAAATGCAACAGAATCTTCTGTTTATACTTCCAATACATCTGTCACTACACCGCCAATTCCGGCAGCTCCAACACAAGCAGCGAATCCGACTCCTGCAAATGGTAATACTGGCGTAGAGTTGAACAATGGTAATTTGCTTTTAAAATGGACAGGCAGTACAAATACAACGAACTACACAGTTTATTTTGGAACAAATCCTCAAAATTTAACCAACATCGCTACGGTACCTTATTCTGCAACACCATCGTATCAGCTTACGAATTTAAATCCGGCAACAACTTACTACTGGAGAATTGATGCAAACAATGCGCTCGGTCTTGCTACAGGAAATGTGTGGAATTACCGTGCAATAACACAAAGCCTTGTGGGGAACTGGCCATTCATGGAAGCTCCTTCAGCGGGTGAACAGATTTCAGATCTAACTTCTTTCGCCAATAATGGAACCTTAAATGTAGCCTATGATAATGCAAGCGTAAGAGTTCCCGGAAGAGAAAATTATGCCCTTGATCTGGCAACTTCGCCGAATACGCCATACATTGCAAGTATTCCGCATCAGGATCAGATCTTATTTAATACGAATTCTTTTACGGTTTCTTATTGGATGAAAGCTCCGTTAAGCATGATTCCATCGTCTTCGGCGACAAGTCTTTATGTATTATGTAAAGGTTCATTCACCAAGAATACGACAACAGGTGCGACCGGTAAACGTTTTAATGTAGAGATCAAAGGCGGTCAGCTGCGATATGCTATCGATGATGACGTTACGAAAAAGGAAATCACATCCCCAATTGCCAATTATTTTACCAACAACTGGGTACATGTTGTGATCCAGAGAGATATCACAGCGCACAAAATGAGAATTTATACGAATGGAATTTTAAGTACCGAAGGAGACGAAACTGCGGTTACAGGTATTGGTGAAGCAAGTGATCTGATCATCGGAAACATTGGTGAACTAGAGTTTTTGGCAACTACCAATGCTCCTGCTCCTTACAAAGGTGCATTTGATGAACTTAAAATGTACAATTACGCATTATCTCCAACCGAAATATCTGCTTTGTACAATGAGGCGGTATTGGGTAATGCGGAATTCAGTATCAGCAAAAATGTGGGATCTGTCTATCCAAACCCTGTAAAAGACCAGATTTTCATTAAACTTCCGGAATATAAAAAATCAAGCTTAACAGCGACAATCATGGATATGTCAGGAAGGGTTGTTGTTAAAGAAAAAATAAATTCAAACGGAAACGGAATTTTTAATTTAAATATTGCCGATAGAAAAGTATCAGGAAATTATATATTAAATGTTTCAGGAGATAATTTGAATAGTAATTTTAAAATTATTGTTAAATAG
- a CDS encoding DUF262 domain-containing protein — MKIIKNTLPISDIYNMMETGELSVNRSYQRGTGLWPDNARSYFIDTVLNEFPFPKVVIRQTVDLKTKKSKREIIDGQQRLTTIRDFINNKFKLTSVSKNFHGMKYEDLPEGVPDIFLAYEISIDNIVTATTEEILEIFRRINSYTLPLNTSEKRHATYQGKFKWFISNLTEHVTPFFEKYQTLSLREISRMSDADLLTECCQIKLEGIQSRNSKKLDDIYKNNDLLFDDEAELKDVVTNSFNYIKDNFTDVFDNCNIQSYNFYALMGALIFNKYQFPDIKNDLTEFVHLNNFCVNPFTSSTELIRIFSEAEEKNENGEFPEFVKASIATTHSYKNRLTRIKTLISALRLP; from the coding sequence ATGAAAATTATTAAAAATACACTACCCATTTCAGACATATATAATATGATGGAAACAGGAGAATTGAGTGTAAACAGAAGCTACCAAAGAGGTACTGGATTATGGCCTGATAATGCAAGATCTTACTTTATTGATACTGTTTTAAATGAATTTCCCTTTCCTAAGGTTGTTATCAGACAAACAGTTGATTTGAAGACTAAAAAATCAAAGAGAGAGATAATTGATGGTCAACAAAGACTAACAACCATTAGAGATTTCATTAATAACAAATTTAAATTGACAAGTGTCAGTAAAAATTTTCACGGAATGAAATACGAAGATTTACCCGAAGGAGTTCCTGATATTTTTTTAGCTTATGAGATTTCTATTGATAATATTGTTACTGCAACAACTGAAGAAATACTCGAAATTTTTAGGAGAATTAATTCATATACTCTTCCACTAAATACATCTGAAAAAAGGCATGCTACATATCAAGGGAAATTTAAATGGTTTATTAGCAATCTTACAGAACATGTTACACCATTTTTTGAAAAGTATCAAACTCTTTCTTTAAGGGAAATTTCCAGAATGTCTGATGCCGATTTATTAACAGAGTGTTGCCAAATTAAATTAGAAGGAATACAAAGTAGAAATTCAAAAAAACTTGACGATATATATAAAAATAATGATTTATTATTTGATGATGAAGCAGAGCTTAAAGATGTGGTAACAAATTCTTTTAACTATATAAAAGATAATTTTACAGACGTTTTTGATAATTGCAATATACAATCTTACAATTTTTACGCTTTAATGGGAGCGCTAATTTTTAACAAATATCAATTTCCAGATATCAAAAATGATTTAACAGAGTTTGTACATTTAAATAACTTTTGTGTTAATCCATTTACTAGCTCTACAGAGCTTATTAGAATTTTTTCGGAGGCCGAAGAAAAAAATGAAAATGGTGAATTCCCCGAGTTTGTCAAAGCATCTATTGCAACTACACATAGTTATAAAAATAGATTGACAAGAATAAAAACACTTATCAGTGCTTTACGATTGCCATGA
- a CDS encoding SDR family oxidoreductase has product MENNIKNKVVVITGASSGLGEETAKHLAEKGAIVVLGARREENLKQIVNDIVTKGGTALYQVTDVTSKIQVQALVDKAVRTYGKIDVLINNAGIMPIAPMSEVRTDEWDHMIDINIKGVLYGIAAALPIFQKQESGHFINLGSVAGIKVFSPGGTVYSGTKFAVRAISDGLRHEVGRNIRTTTIEPGAVDSELKLSTNHKDSSVGVNEFYKLAIPASSVARAIAFAIEQPADVDINEIVIRPTVQDF; this is encoded by the coding sequence ATGGAAAACAATATCAAAAACAAAGTAGTCGTAATTACAGGCGCAAGCAGCGGTTTGGGCGAAGAAACAGCAAAACACCTTGCCGAAAAAGGAGCCATCGTAGTTCTTGGCGCTAGGCGAGAAGAAAATTTGAAACAAATCGTCAATGACATTGTTACCAAAGGTGGTACAGCTTTATATCAGGTAACCGATGTCACCAGCAAAATTCAGGTTCAGGCTTTGGTTGATAAAGCAGTTAGGACTTATGGAAAAATTGATGTACTCATCAATAATGCCGGAATTATGCCGATCGCGCCAATGTCAGAAGTTAGAACGGATGAATGGGACCATATGATCGACATCAATATCAAAGGGGTTCTTTATGGAATAGCTGCTGCGTTACCGATCTTTCAAAAACAGGAATCTGGTCATTTTATTAATTTGGGTTCTGTGGCCGGCATCAAAGTTTTCAGTCCAGGCGGAACGGTTTACAGCGGAACCAAGTTTGCGGTTCGGGCAATAAGCGACGGACTGAGACACGAAGTTGGCCGAAATATCAGAACTACTACTATCGAGCCTGGCGCAGTAGATTCTGAGCTAAAGTTGAGTACAAATCATAAAGACAGTTCTGTCGGGGTCAATGAGTTTTACAAACTGGCGATTCCTGCGTCATCAGTTGCAAGAGCCATCGCTTTTGCGATAGAACAACCGGCTGATGTAGATATCAACGAAATTGTTATCAGACCTACCGTTCAGGATTTTTAA
- a CDS encoding GlcG/HbpS family heme-binding protein, with protein sequence MNITSIESEKIMEAAKAKAEEIGVPMNIAIVDEGANLKLFLRMDEALLGCADIAIKKAKTARFFNQDSGKIGKLSQPGGPLYNIEHSNGGLITFAGGVVVKDDNNKIIGAIGVSGGSVEQDQMVASAGINALK encoded by the coding sequence ATGAATATAACGTCAATCGAATCAGAAAAAATAATGGAAGCAGCAAAGGCCAAAGCAGAAGAAATTGGAGTTCCAATGAACATTGCCATTGTAGACGAAGGAGCAAATCTAAAATTATTCTTACGGATGGACGAGGCACTTTTAGGATGCGCTGACATTGCCATCAAAAAAGCAAAAACTGCCCGTTTTTTTAATCAAGATTCTGGAAAAATCGGGAAATTATCACAACCTGGAGGTCCTTTATACAATATTGAACATTCAAATGGTGGTCTGATAACATTTGCCGGCGGTGTAGTCGTAAAGGATGATAACAATAAAATAATTGGTGCGATTGGCGTTTCAGGAGGTTCTGTGGAGCAGGATCAGATGGTAGCCAGTGCCGGGATAAATGCCCTCAAATAA
- a CDS encoding TonB-dependent receptor — translation MTKLYFFLTISSASILFSQKRDSATLISEVKIDAYKKPASFISSTKSVSVVSESLLSQNTPERMLESINQIPGARMEERSPGSYRISLRGSTLRSPFGVRNVKVYLDDFILSDASGNTYFNVISPELIDRMEIYKGPESGDYGSVTGGTVLLQTKNSDNLSANLTIGSYGTFNQSFDVSKKMGKHFFEVFQNYYQTDSYRQQSRMQRKQIFIKDNFQYSEKGLLKAVAMYSDLDYQTPGGLTLQQMQINRKQARPGTATIPGSKEQEAGIRNKMFLAGLSNEYQFNQNFSHFILIQGSYVDFENPFITNFENRFEKNFALRTHLNFEKNWSTISLAYRFGFEGGINDILIKNYDNNKGFEGKPQNFDQIKNTSGFYFLSQKLNFNEKLFTDISISLNSNSYDWERIYPRTENGKVTFKNQWLPNFGLTYLLGKGFSVRGKIGKGNSAPTNEEIRSSTQEFNADLKPEYGWNKEIGIRKQFGNSLFVEGNYFDFRLKDAIVRRQNEAGQEYFVNAGETVQKGVEVLLESKSFDLKNDFFSRFKFRFSGSFYNFKFHDYQQNDNNFSGNDLTGVPKTTINSLVNFTFFRKLSVDYSHFYTSKMPLNDANSVWSEPNVVGNIQFRFPVDFDKTRLNLYLQIQNLYNTDYVLGFDINAFGNRYYNPAAKRNFVLGIEAKF, via the coding sequence ATGACAAAACTATATTTTTTCTTAACCATTTCTTCTGCTTCAATTTTATTTTCTCAAAAAAGAGATTCGGCGACGTTGATTTCAGAGGTGAAAATTGATGCGTACAAGAAACCTGCAAGTTTTATTTCTTCAACGAAATCAGTTTCAGTGGTTTCTGAAAGTTTACTGTCCCAAAATACACCCGAAAGAATGCTGGAATCTATTAATCAAATTCCGGGAGCAAGAATGGAGGAACGGTCGCCGGGAAGTTATAGGATTTCTCTTCGCGGAAGCACGTTAAGGTCACCTTTTGGCGTTCGTAATGTCAAAGTTTATCTCGATGATTTTATTCTATCAGATGCTTCGGGCAATACATATTTTAACGTCATTTCACCGGAATTAATTGATAGAATGGAAATCTATAAAGGTCCGGAAAGTGGAGATTATGGATCCGTAACAGGCGGAACTGTTCTTCTTCAAACCAAAAATTCCGACAACCTTTCCGCAAATCTGACGATTGGAAGTTATGGAACTTTTAACCAAAGTTTTGATGTGTCAAAGAAAATGGGAAAGCATTTTTTTGAAGTTTTTCAAAATTATTATCAGACCGATTCCTACAGACAACAATCTAGAATGCAACGGAAGCAGATTTTCATTAAAGACAATTTTCAGTATTCAGAAAAAGGGTTGCTTAAAGCGGTAGCCATGTATTCCGATCTGGATTATCAAACACCGGGTGGACTCACTTTGCAGCAGATGCAAATCAATAGAAAACAAGCAAGACCGGGAACTGCAACAATTCCGGGTTCAAAAGAACAGGAAGCAGGAATTCGCAATAAAATGTTTCTGGCAGGCCTTTCAAACGAATATCAGTTCAATCAGAATTTCTCTCATTTCATTCTAATTCAGGGTTCTTATGTTGATTTTGAAAACCCGTTTATTACCAATTTTGAAAATCGTTTTGAAAAGAATTTTGCATTACGAACTCATCTTAATTTTGAGAAAAACTGGAGTACAATTTCTTTAGCCTACCGATTCGGTTTTGAAGGTGGAATTAATGATATTTTGATTAAAAACTATGATAATAACAAGGGTTTTGAGGGCAAACCGCAAAATTTTGATCAGATCAAAAACACTTCAGGATTTTATTTTCTTTCTCAGAAACTCAATTTTAATGAAAAATTATTTACCGATATTTCCATCAGTTTAAATTCAAATTCTTACGATTGGGAACGAATTTATCCGAGAACAGAAAATGGAAAAGTAACGTTTAAAAATCAATGGCTTCCCAATTTTGGTTTAACTTATCTTTTGGGAAAAGGCTTTTCAGTTCGCGGAAAAATAGGGAAGGGAAATTCTGCACCAACGAATGAAGAAATCCGTTCATCGACTCAGGAATTTAATGCTGATCTAAAGCCGGAATATGGCTGGAATAAAGAAATAGGAATCAGAAAACAGTTTGGGAATTCTCTTTTTGTAGAAGGTAATTATTTTGATTTCCGACTGAAAGATGCGATTGTGAGGAGACAAAATGAAGCCGGGCAGGAATATTTTGTGAATGCAGGAGAAACCGTACAAAAAGGTGTTGAGGTTCTTTTGGAATCTAAAAGTTTTGATTTGAAAAATGATTTTTTCAGTCGATTCAAATTTCGTTTTTCGGGAAGTTTTTACAATTTTAAATTTCATGATTATCAGCAAAATGATAATAATTTTTCAGGAAATGATTTGACCGGAGTTCCAAAAACAACCATTAATTCTTTGGTGAATTTTACTTTTTTCAGAAAGCTTTCTGTTGATTATTCACACTTTTACACATCAAAAATGCCTTTGAATGATGCTAATTCTGTTTGGTCTGAACCCAATGTAGTTGGAAATATCCAGTTCAGATTTCCTGTAGATTTTGATAAAACAAGACTGAATTTATACCTTCAAATTCAAAATCTTTATAATACGGATTACGTCTTAGGTTTTGATATTAATGCGTTCGGAAACCGCTATTATAATCCTGCCGCAAAAAGAAATTTTGTCTTGGGTATTGAGGCGAAGTTTTAA
- a CDS encoding SDR family NAD(P)-dependent oxidoreductase, whose product MNNSIKNVLVTGASNGIGLGLTKKLLSEGIKVIAITRSGEIADFSHPNLTIIKGDISNEESIKHASEQVKNLGVTLDCLVNNAGVGLDFENEIPTAELMNATFATNTTGTVLFTEAFLNDINAGGQIVFLSTAMSLIRNLAPNAPAYRMSKAAINIYAVMLSQRLADKNIRVTPLHPGWVQTRMGGDTAPVTLEQSVNGIYKAITENTQTGKFWNIELNTVEEF is encoded by the coding sequence ATGAATAACTCAATTAAAAATGTACTGGTAACGGGTGCAAGCAATGGAATAGGTCTTGGACTAACCAAGAAATTATTAAGTGAAGGTATAAAAGTGATTGCCATAACACGTTCAGGTGAAATTGCAGATTTTTCTCATCCTAACTTAACCATTATAAAAGGTGATATCAGCAATGAAGAAAGTATCAAACATGCATCAGAGCAAGTTAAGAACTTAGGTGTTACCTTAGATTGTTTGGTGAATAATGCAGGTGTAGGTCTTGATTTTGAGAATGAAATACCTACAGCAGAACTAATGAACGCTACATTCGCAACCAATACCACCGGAACCGTATTGTTTACTGAAGCATTTTTGAATGATATAAATGCGGGAGGCCAAATTGTCTTTTTATCAACTGCTATGTCATTAATTCGCAATCTGGCACCTAACGCTCCGGCATACAGAATGTCTAAAGCCGCTATTAATATTTATGCTGTAATGCTGAGCCAAAGACTTGCAGATAAGAATATACGTGTAACGCCATTGCATCCTGGGTGGGTACAAACAAGAATGGGAGGTGATACCGCTCCTGTAACGCTTGAGCAGTCTGTTAACGGGATTTATAAAGCCATTACTGAAAATACGCAGACAGGTAAATTCTGGAATATAGAATTAAATACAGTAGAAGAATTTTAA
- a CDS encoding type 1 glutamine amidotransferase domain-containing protein — MKKLILLIIAFALTTFNAQSKKENINLKNETTMTKKVLIIVSNANAIGPNNRRTGTFLPEVAHPYAEFSKANYQIDFASLTGDTPYLDALNLASDPDNLSFLTGKGWETMQKAVKLSTVDVSKYDAIFIPGGLAPMVDMPENALLKKTIKETYERNAVVGAVCHGPVSLLNVKLSNGSYLVNGKNITSFTDEEERGYAIADVPFLLETALTKQGAKFHAATNWSAHSIADGNLVTGQNPASAKGVAEKMIIILESSK, encoded by the coding sequence ATGAAAAAACTTATCCTTTTAATTATAGCTTTTGCCCTTACAACTTTTAACGCACAAAGCAAAAAAGAAAATATAAACCTGAAAAATGAAACAACAATGACCAAGAAGGTTTTAATTATTGTCTCCAATGCCAACGCGATCGGACCAAACAACAGAAGAACAGGAACTTTCCTTCCTGAAGTAGCGCATCCTTATGCAGAATTTAGCAAAGCAAATTACCAAATAGACTTTGCAAGTTTAACGGGAGATACGCCTTATTTAGATGCCCTTAATTTAGCAAGCGACCCAGACAATCTTTCGTTTTTAACGGGAAAAGGATGGGAAACTATGCAAAAAGCCGTTAAACTTTCAACGGTGGATGTTAGTAAATACGACGCGATCTTCATACCTGGCGGTTTAGCCCCAATGGTGGATATGCCGGAAAATGCTCTTTTGAAAAAGACCATCAAAGAAACTTATGAAAGAAATGCAGTGGTAGGAGCTGTTTGTCACGGCCCAGTTTCTTTATTAAATGTAAAACTAAGCAACGGATCTTACCTTGTGAATGGAAAAAACATCACGTCTTTTACAGATGAGGAAGAAAGAGGTTACGCCATCGCAGATGTCCCATTTTTATTGGAAACGGCTTTAACGAAACAAGGCGCTAAATTTCATGCTGCGACAAATTGGTCAGCGCACAGTATCGCGGATGGTAATTTGGTTACAGGTCAAAACCCTGCTTCTGCAAAGGGAGTTGCTGAAAAAATGATTATTATTTTGGAATCTTCTAAGTAA